In the genome of Colletotrichum lupini chromosome 8, complete sequence, one region contains:
- a CDS encoding proteasome/cyclosome encodes MGSSTPAVTWQAEHSKPSFTKLPSPSISLTNHNHPPPYPSLNRTPSIRRPTPPIQSPQTHVKMAQDSEKPTAADKGKGKAVEESKKEKAQVNGKKDDEKIIDSAEELSEEDQQLKNELDMLVERLTESDASLYKPALEAMKNFIKTSTSSMTAVPKPLKFLRPHYETMTKLFEDWPTGENKTSLADVLSVIGMTYSDEDRQDTLKYRLLAPSSDIGSWGHEYTRHLALEIGEVYGKRINADEPTKDLVDLALILIPLFLQSNAEADAVDLMSELEIIDQIPNHLDKDTYGRVCLYMVSMVNLLTYPDNGLFLKTAHDIYLTYKEYALAMTLAIRLNDVELIKADFEKAEDPALKKQLAFLIARQRIVLDLPAEDADSQAVVECLSNLKLSDHFKSLGKELNILDPKTTEDIYKSHLESSRVAGMTNLDSARHNLAAAFVNAFVNAGFGNDKMMLVEQDKESWVWKTKGDGMMSTVASLGTLLLWDVEAGLDKIDKYTYAAEPEILAGSMLAIGIMNSGARVDSEPALALLGDEDKLHHKNPLVRTASIMGLGLSYAGSNNDFTLELLLPIITDSSQDMQISAMAALACGLIFVGSSNPEISEAIVTTLLDDERKSQLTDKWTRFLALGLGLLFFGRQEEVDVILETLKAVDHPMAKPTAVLAEICAWAGTGAVLKIQELLHICNEHIEDSDEKKGDELLQSYAVIGIALVAMGEDVGQEMVLRQFGHLMHYGEPNIRRAVPLAMGLISPSNPQMKVYDTLSRYSHDNDNDVAINAIFAMGLLGAGTNNARLAQLLRQLASFYHRDQESLFMVRIAQGLLHMGKGTMSVNPFHTDRNVLSRVSTGGLLAVLVAMIDAKSFITSNSHYLLYFLVTAMHPRFLVTLDEDLKPLKVNVRVGQAVDVVGQAGRPKTITGWQTQSTPVVLAYGERAELEDEQYISLNSTLEGLVILKKNPDWVEEK; translated from the exons ATGGGGTCATCGACTCCGGCGGTCACGTGGCAGGCTGAACACTCCAAGCCCAG CTTTACAAAGCTACCATCACCTTCCATCTCCCTCACGAATCACAACCATCCACCACCCTATCCTTCTCTCAACCGCACACCATCGATCCGAC GACCTACCCCACCTATACAGAGTCCACAAACACACGTCAAGATGGCGCAGGACAGCGAGAAGCCTACCGCTGCCGACAAGGGCAAGGGAAAGGCCGTGGAGGAGAGCAAGAAGGAGAAAGCCCAGGTTAACGGCAAGAAGGACGACGAGAAGATTATCGATT CTGCGGAGGAGCTCAGCGAAGAGGACCAACAGCTGAAGAATGAGCTGGATATGCTCGTCGAGCGCCTCACG GAATCCGATGCCTCTCTCTACAAGCCGGCCCTCGAGGCCATGAAGAACTTCATCAAGACGTCAACCTCATCAATGACGGCTGTGCCCAAACCGCTGAAGTTCCTGAGACCACACTACGAGACGATGACAAAACTATTCGAGGATTGGCCGACGGGAGAGAACAAGACGTCACTCGCAGATGTTTTGTCAGTGATTGGTATGACGTATTCCGACGAGGACCGACAAGACACTCTCAAGTACCGCCTACTTGCACCGTCATCCGACATTGGATCATGGGGCCACGAGTACACCCGGCATTTGGCTCTGGAGATTGGCGAGGTGTACGGAAAGAGGATAAACGCCGACGAGCCAACAAAGGATCTGGTCGACCTTGCCTTGATTCTCATTCCGCTCTTCTTGCAGAGCAACGCCGAGGCAGATGCTGTGGACTTGATGAGCGAGCTCGAGATCATCGATCAGATCCCCAACCACCTCGACAAAGACACATACGGCCGCGTCTGCCTTTACATGGTCAGTATGGTCAACTTGCTGACTTACCCCGACAACGGGCTCTTCCTCAAGACCGCCCACGACATCTACCTCACATACAAGGAGTACGCCCTGGCAATGACCCTTGCCATTCGCCTTAACGACGTCGAACTCATCAAGGCCGATTTTGAGAAGGCCGAAGATCCCGCATTGAAGAAGCAGCTCGCTTTCCTCATCGCACGGCAACGCATTGTCCTGGATCTTCCCGCAGAGGACGCGGACTCCCAGGCTGTCGTGGAGTGCCTGTCGAATCTTAAGCTGTCCGACCACTTCAAGTCCCTGGGTAAGGAGCTCAACATCCTGGACCCCAAGACTACAGAAGACATCTACAAGAGCCACCTTGAGAGCAGCCGTGTTGCTGGCATGACCAACCTTGATTCAGCTCGCCACAACCTGGCAGCCGCTTTTGTCAACGCCTTTGTAAACGCCGGCTTCGGTAACGACAAGATGATGCTGGTTGAGCAGGACAAGGAAAGCTGGGTATGGAAGACTAAAGGCGACGGCATGATGTCGACTGTGGCCTCTCTGGGTACTCTGTTGCTATGGGATGTTGAGGCTGGTTTGGACAAGATCGACAAGTACACCTATGCCGCGGAGCCCGAGATCTTGGCTGGCTCGATGCTTGCCATTGGTATCATGAACTCCGGAGCGCGTGTTGACTCTGAGCCCGCTTTGGCTCTGTTGGGTGACGAGGACAAGCTGCACCACAAGAACCCTCTTGTCCGAACCGCCAGCATCATGGGCCTGGGTCTCTCCTACGCCGGCTCAAACAACGACTTTACCTTGGAGCTCCTCCTGCCCATCATCACTGATTCTTCCCAGGATATGCAAATTTCCGCCATGGCTGCCCTGGCCTGTGGTCTGATCTTTGTTGGTTCCTCCAACCCCGAAATCAGTGAGGCTATCGTCACAACTCTGCTGGACGATGAACGCAAGAGCCAGCTTACAGACAAGTGGACTCGTTTCCTGGCACTTGGTCTTGGCTTGCTCTTCTTTGGCCGTCAGGAAGAAGTCGACGTCATCCTTGAGACCCTCAAGGCTGTTGACCACCCGATGGCGAAGCCGACGGCCGTGCTGGCTGAGATCTGTGCTTGGGCAGGCACCGGTGCTGTCCTGAAGATCCAGGAGTTGCTCCACATTTGCAACGAGCATATTGAGGATTCAGACGAGAAGAAGGGTGACGAGCTCCTCCAGTCATACGCAGTAATCGGTATCGCACTCGTTGCCATGGGCGAAGATGTGGGCCAGGAGATGGTTCTTCGGCAATTCGGCCATCTGATGCACTACGGCGAGCCCAACATCAGGAGAGCAGTTCCTCTGGCCATGGGTCTGATCAGCCCCAGCAACCCCCAGATGAAGGTCTACGACACGCTCTCCAGATACTCCCACGACAACGACAACGACGTTGCTATCAATGCCATCTTCGCCATGGGTCTCCTGGGTGCGGGTACGAACAACGCCAGACTTGCCCAGCTTCTTAGACAGCTGGCCAGCTTCTACCACCGCGACCAGGAGTCTCTCTTCATGGTGCGCATTGCTCAAGGTCTTTTGCACATGGGCAAGGGTACCATGTCGGTCAACCCCTTCCACACTGACCGCAACGTTCTTTCGCGCGTGTCTACGGGTGGTCTGCTCGCCGTGCTGGTCGCCATGATCGATGCCAAGTCGTTCATCACATCTAACTCACACTACCTGCTCTACTTCCTGGTGACGGCTATGCACCCCCGTTTCTTGGTGACGTTGGACGAGGACCTGAAGCCGTTGAAGGTCAACGTCCGCGTTGGTCAGGCGGTTGATGTTGTCGGCCAAGCGGGTCGGCCCAAGACTATCACCGGCTGGCAAACACAGAGCACGCCGGTTGTTTTGGCGTACGGCGAGCGTGCAGAGCTTGAGGATGAGCAGTACATCAGCTTGAACAGCACACTAGAGGGATTGGTGATCCTCAAGAAG AACCCCGATTGGGTAGAGGAGAAATAG
- a CDS encoding RIO1 family protein, with amino-acid sequence MHLDTKALRHLAAEDWKVLAAVEQGTKNHELVPTSLIEKLSRLRGGASGVHRCISNLAKVGLIAKVKEAKYDGYRLTYGGLDYLAMHQYSTRKEVYSVGSRVGVGKESDIVMVADDRGVQCILKIHRLGRISFRTVKSNRDYLKNKQSGSWMYLSRLAAMKEFAFMKALKDEGFPVPEPIAQNRHTIVMSFIDSFPLRQISNVPDPALLYSELIDLLLRLAKHGLIHGDYNEFNILIKEEVSVTTTEEGDEETVKLVPIVIDFPQMVSMDHENAEMYFDRDVNCIKRFFEKRFKFTPTTPGPFYKDAKKLVGKGGATRIDATLTASGFTKKMAKDLEKAIQEQASSKNEEGEFVGEDDDDEEYGSQEDDEEEEDSGDEAPDAENASVSAANGDGKELQTGGRADDEVDTQKFSKLTVADEA; translated from the exons ATGCATTTAGATACCAAGGCACTGCGGCACTTGGCCGCTGAGGACTGGAAGGTCCTCGCAGCA GTTGAACAAGGCACCAAGAACCACGAGCTGGTCCCGACGTCACTGATCGAGAAATTATCGCGCCTCCGTGGCGGCGCAAGCGGAGTTCACCGCTGCATCTCCAATCTCGCCAAGGTTGGCCTCATCGCCAAGGTCAAGGAAGCCAAGTATGATGGATACCGCCTCACCTACGGCGGTCTCGACTATCTCGCGATGCACCAATACTCGACGCGCAAGGAAGTCTACAGCGTTGGCAGCAGAGTCGGAGTTGGCAAGGAGAGCGACATTGTCATGGTTGCCGACGACAGAGGCGTGCAGTGCATTCTCAAGATCCACAGACTCGGTCGTATCTCTTTCCGGACAGTCAAATCGAACCGAGACTACCTCAAGAACAAGCAGTCAGGATCCTGGATGTATCTTTCCAGGCTCGCCGCAATGAAGGAGTTTGCTTTCATGAAGGCACTGAAAGATGAAGGATTCCCGGTGCCCGAACCTATCGCTCAGAACCGACACACCATTGTTATGTCCTTCATCGATTCGTTCCCTCTCCGCCAAATATCCAACGTCCCAGACCCTGCGCTGCTCTATTCTGAGCTGATTGATCTGCTTCTCCGCTTGGCTAAGCATGGGCTTATCCACGGCGACTACAACGAGTTCAATATCCTCATCAAGGAAGAAGTATCCGTCACAACAACAGAAGAAGGGGATGAGGAGACCGTCAAGTTGGTACCCATCGTCATTGACTTCCCCCAAATGGTGTCGATGGATCATGAGAACGCAGAAATGTACTTTGACAGAGATGTCAACTGCATCAAGCGCTTTTTCGAAAAGAGGTTCAAGTTCACCCCTACGACACCAGGACCGTTCTACAAGGACGCAAAGAAGTTGGTTGGCAAGGGTGGTGCCACAAGAATTGATGCGACCTTGACGGCATCTGGCTTCACAAAGAAGATGGCCAAGGATCTGGAGAAGGCCATTCAGGAACAGGCCTCTTCCAAGAACGAGGAGGGCGAGTTCGTGggcgaagacgacgacgacgaagagtACGGCTCCCAGGAAGACgacgaagaggaggaagactCAGGCGATGAGGCGCCAGACGCGGAGAATGCAAGCGTCTCAGCGGCAAATGGAGATGGAAAAGAATTGCAGACAGGTGGAAGAGCAGATGATGAAGTCGATACCCAAAAATTCTCAAAGTTGACGGTGGCAGACGAGGCCTGA
- a CDS encoding RNA recognition domain-containing protein, whose translation MFKTSDLTMSYQTHTMDPKHSVAYAGPGNHASQFPENQMPNMMGSVDALNGAIGQFQNMTLGNGMSHNVGGMGQMATGHPYMIPQDYILAPHLPSALGMDHLSQGPYGPSGYLAAPGQFSPYVPYPMMPFTPGRAMSGNSALQDRTNRGRNDVPGLENRRHSGGSYTTTESAPTTPFYSGAGKNDKGPRVAALDGSTYTTPSPQQLVGGNIFVEPAAKHGVITIPVDRNLEEILKQDPPVPKAVPAVFTPATQMKTLDQSLENRIPGNRNVYIRGLHPTTDDELLYRFASRFGEVETSKAIIDTSTGACKGFGFAKFFDVRDSEMCIRGFHRLGYEVGFARESFNSRLKAEGDEGSTNLYISNLPKSLTENDLGDIFRGYHIMSSKILRDSMGNSRGVGFARFESRDVCDAVIKQFNGIPIGEEGMVMNIRYADTAGQKELKRVTAERRQFRTNEYNIGAYGTPLVGIQPNMYNQPAWKRALHSTPNSYAPRSMTGGLDRMGKGVKSDDYQAGTVQGNTQSPAETTVAEISSDDSDEGVTIHADSATPIIVSTQSSPICKKEKK comes from the exons ATGTTCAAGACTTCGGACTTGACTATGTCTTATCAGACTCACACCATGGATCCCAAGCACTCCGTCGCCTATGCTGGGCCCGGCAATCACGCCAGCCAGTTCCCTGAGAACCAGATGCCCAACATGATGGGCAGCGTTGACGCCTTGAATGGTGCCATCGGTCAATTCCAAAACATGACCTTGGGTAACGGCATGTCCCACAACGTTGGCGGTATGGGACAAATGGCGACCGGCCATCCGTACATGATTCCCCAGGACTACATTCTGGCTCCTCATCTGCCTTCTGCTCTGGGTATGGACCACCTCTCTCAGGGTCCGTACGGACCGAGTGGCTACTTGGCTGCGCCTGGGCAATTCAGTCCCTACGTTCCCTACCCCATGATGCCTTTCACCCCCGGTCGCGCTATGAGTGGCAACTCGGCTCTCCAGGACCGCACCAACCGCGGTCGCAACGACGTGCCAGGTCTTGAGAATCGTCGTCACAGTGGTGGTTCTTACACCACCACCGAATCTGCTCCTACGACTCCTTTCTACAGCGGTGCCGGCAAGAATGACAAGGGCCCCCGCGTTGCTGCCCTTGATGGTTCAACCTACACCACGCCTTCTCCCCAGCAGCTTGTTGGCGGCAACATTTTCGTTGAACCTGCTGCCAAGCACGGCGTCATCACGATCCCGGTCGACCGCAACTTGGAAGAGATCCTCAAGCAGGACCCTCCCGTCCCCAAGGCCGTTCCTGCCGTTTTCACCCCTGCCACCCAGATGAAGACCCTGGATCAGAGTTTAGAGAATAGGATCCCGGGCAACCGCAATGTTTACATTCGCGGTCTTCATCCGACTACTGATGATGAGCTCTTGTACCGCTTCGCCTCCCGCTTTGGCGAGGTGGAGACATCCAAAGCCATCATTGACACGTCTACTGGTGCTTGCAAAGG GTTTGGCTTTGCCAAGTTCTTCGACGTCCGCGACTCGGAGATGTGTATCCGGGGCTTCCATCGTCTCGGATACGAGGTCGGCTTTGCTCGT GAATCTTTCAACTCTCGCCTCAAGGCCGAGGGCGATGAGGGTTCAACCAACCTCTACATCTCCAACCTCCCCAAGAGCCTGACGGAGAAT GACCTTGGCGATATCTTCAGAGGTTATCACATCATGTCGTCCAAGATCCTGCGTGACAGCATGGGCAACAGCCGCGGTGTTGGCTTCGCTCG TTTTGAATCCCGCGATGTTTGCGATGCCGTCATTAAGCAGTTCAACGGCATCCCCATCGGCGAGGAGGGCATGGTGATGAACATTCGCTATGCCGACACTGCTGGTCAAAAGGAACTCAAGCGAGTCACTGCTGAGCGCCGCCAGTTCCGTACCAACGAGTACAACATCGGCGCCTACGGTACTCCCTTGGTTGGCATCCAGCCCAATATGTACAATCAGCCGGCCTGGAAACGTGCTCTGCATTCCACACCGAACAG CTACGCCCCTCGTTCCATGACTGGCGGTCTCGATCGGATGGGCAAGGGGGTCAAGTCTGATGACTACCAGGCGGGCACTGTTCAGGGAAATACCCA ATCACCCGCGGAGACTACCGTTGCCGAGATCTCGTCCGACGACAGTGACGAAGGCGTGACTATCCACGCCGACTCGGCCACGCCCATCATTGTCAGCACCCAGTCGTCCCCGATTtgcaagaaggagaagaagtga